In Polyangiaceae bacterium, the genomic window AGGAGATCGACCGGCTCGAGCGCAGCGCGATCGACGAGGTGAAGTTCTTCGAGTACGACCAGCACTACGGCTGGTTCGTGGCCCTGGCGATGGCGGCGGTGGCGGCCGCGCTGCTCCTGCGCGGGACCGTGCTGCGGAGGCTGCCGTGATGGACCTCGTGCCCTGGCCCGACTGGGACTGGCTGCACCGCGACCGCGTGCACCTGCTGTGGGGCGTGCTGGCGCTGGTCGCCGGCCTGGCGGTGCTCGAGTGGCAGCGGCGCGACGCGCTCGGCCGCTTCCTGTCCCCGCTCATGCAGCGCCGGCTGGTGACCCGGCCGTCGGCGACGCGGACGGCGGTGCGGCTGGCCCTGGTCACGGTGGCGCTGTTCGCGTGCGTGCTGGCGCTGATGCGGCCGCGCTCGGAGGCCAGCGGCGAGACCGTCCTGAGCTCGCGGGTGGCCGCCGACGTCGTCATCGTCCTCGACGTGTCGAAGAGCATGCTGGCCGAGGACGTGGCGCCCAACCGCCTGGCGCGGGCGCGGGCGGAGATCGCCGGCATGGTCAAGCAGCTCGGCGGCCAGCGCCTGGGCCTGGTCGCGTTCGCCGGTCGCGCCGTCACCCTGTGCCCGCTCACGCCCGATCACGCGTTCTTCAACCTGGCGCTGCGCGGCGTCGACACCCGCACCGTGTCGCGCGGCGGCACCCGCATCGGCGACGCGGTGCGCCTCGCGGTGCGCTCGTTCCCCACCGGCCGCGGCGCCAAGCTGATCGTGCTCATCACCGACGGCGAGGATCACGAGAGCGATCCGCTGGCCGCCGCCGGTCTGGCCAAGGCCGAGGACGTGCGCATCATCGCGGTCGGGCTCGGCTCGGAGGAGGGCTCGCCGATCACCGTCACCGACCCGCGCACCGGCGCCCGCACCCAGGTCATGCACGACGACCGGCCGGTGATCTCGCGCCTCGACGGCGACACCCTGCGGCGGATGGCGCTCCTGACCGGCGGCGCCTACGTCCCCGCTGGCACCTCGGCCCTCGACCTGGAGTCGATCGTGCGCGAGCACATCAAGCCGATCCTGCGCGCCGAGGCCGATCGCACCCTGCGGGTGGTGCCGGCCGAGCGCTACCCGTGGATGGTGGCGCTGGCCCTGGCCGCGCTGCTCGGCGCGCTCGCGGTCGGCGCCTACACCGGGAGGGAGTCGTGAGCGCTCGTCGGTCGCGGGCGGCGCGGCGCGTCCTGCGGACGTGGACGGCCGTGGCGCTGGCGCTGGCGCTGGCGCTGCTCGGCGGGTGCGCCGAGGGCCCCGAGCGGCCGGCGCGGGTTCGCTACAACCAGGGCCTGACCGCCCTGGCCGAGGGCAAGGTCGACGACGCGGTCGCCGCCTTCCTCGAGGCCCGCGGCGACGCCAGCGGCGACCCCGAGCTCCGGCTGCGCGCGGCCTACAACCTCGGCCTCGCCCACGCCCGCCGCGGCGAGGCCGCCGCCGCCGACGGGCCCGAGCGCGATCTCGAGGCCGCGATCGACGCCTACCAGGACGCGGCGACCTGGTTCTCCGACGCCCTGCGCCTCGCGCCCGACGACGCCGAGGCCCGCGCCAACCTCGAGCGGGTGCAGGCCCGGGTCCTGGCCATGGTCGACGAGCTCAACCGCGGCGAGCGCGGGCTCGAGCGCCGCCTGGAGCAGCTCATCGCCGGCGAGCGCGCGCTGCGCGACCAGGTGCGCGGGTTGTGGCAGGCCCAGGACGCGCGCGGCGCCGGCGCCGATCCGCTGGCCGACCGGGACGCGTTCGAGGCCGCCGCCACCCGGCAGCGCGTGGTGGCGGCCGACGCCGGCGTGGTCGCCGACCTGGCCGGTGACGAGATCACCGCCATCGGCGGCAAGGCCGAGGCCCAGCGCAGCGACGAGGAGCAGGCGCGGCTGGTCCAGCTCAAGAACCTCGACCTCTACGTGCAGGACGCGCGCAAGGAGATGACCGACGCCCGTCGCAACCTGGCCGAGCTGCAGGGCGAGCTGGCCTACCGGCGGACCGAGGGCGCGCTGGAGGCGCTCAAGCGTGCGCGCGAGCAGCTCCTCGATCCGGTCACGGTGCTGCGCGGGGTCGCCGCCGATCAGCTCGAGCTGGCCGGTCACGCCGCCGCGGTCGACGAGGCGCGGGGCGGCGTCCGGCTCGGCGCGGCGCCGCCGTCCTTGCCGGCGTGGATGGAGCCGGTGCGCCTCGGCGGCCGTCAGCTCGACCTGCGGGCGCGCCTCGAGGAGGTCAAGGCCCGGCTCGCCGCGGGCGCCCAGGCCGACGACGCCGCGGGGGGGCCCGGGGCGAGCGCCGCGGGCGGCGCGGGCGACGATCCACAGGCGGCCGAGCGGGCGCGGCTGCGCGCGCTCATCGTCCAGGCCCTGCCCGCGGTCGAGGAGGCGAGCGGCGCGATGATGCGCGCCACCGAGGCGCTGCGCGGCGGCGACGTGAAGGGCGGGCTCGTCGCCCAGCGCGAGGCGCTGGCGGCGATGGCGCGGGCGATCGAGGTCTTCCTCGACCTCCGCGGCCTCGTCGACCTCGCCCTCGCCGAGCAGGGCCAGGTGGTGGCGGCGTTGACGCCGCCGGCCGAGGGCGACGCCGCGCTGTCGCCGGCCGATCGCGCCCGCGTCGTCGGCGATGGCGTGACCCGCAACCACGCCCGCGTCGAGCGCATGCAGGAGATGATCGCGACCCTGGCCGCGTCGGCGCAGGCGGGCGCGGGCGGCGCGGGCGGCGCGGCGCCGGATCCCGCGGATCCTCAGGCCCAGGCGGCCCAGGCCGAGGCCGAGCAGGCCGCGGCGCTGTACGCGCGCGCGGAGGTGCTGCGCGCCGAGGCCCTGGTCGCGCTCGAGGCGCTCCGGGCCGTGGCCGGCGGAGGCAAGGGCGCGCCCGCGCTCGAGTCGGCGACCACCGCGCACCGGAAGCTCGAGGAGCTCCAGCAGCTCTTCTTCTCGGTGATCGAGCACCTGAAGCGGCTGGTCCGCGATCAGGGCGAGACCTGGGATCGGACCGCGGTCGCGGTCGGCCAGGACGACCTCGCCCGCAAGCCGCTCCTGCCGGGGCTGGTCGAGCGCGAGGGCGAGCACGCGCGC contains:
- a CDS encoding VWA domain-containing protein, with product MMDLVPWPDWDWLHRDRVHLLWGVLALVAGLAVLEWQRRDALGRFLSPLMQRRLVTRPSATRTAVRLALVTVALFACVLALMRPRSEASGETVLSSRVAADVVIVLDVSKSMLAEDVAPNRLARARAEIAGMVKQLGGQRLGLVAFAGRAVTLCPLTPDHAFFNLALRGVDTRTVSRGGTRIGDAVRLAVRSFPTGRGAKLIVLITDGEDHESDPLAAAGLAKAEDVRIIAVGLGSEEGSPITVTDPRTGARTQVMHDDRPVISRLDGDTLRRMALLTGGAYVPAGTSALDLESIVREHIKPILRAEADRTLRVVPAERYPWMVALALAALLGALAVGAYTGRES